Proteins found in one Alteromonas macleodii genomic segment:
- a CDS encoding thiol-disulfide oxidoreductase DCC family protein, which produces MIIFYDGYCPLCIAEMRHLRKRDKHNKLTLVDIQAPDFASRYPTMDWHALNARIHGLREDGTLITGLDVTHEAWKAVGMGWIYAPLRWPVIRYAADAFYNVFAKHRYTISYLLTGKKRQCDRCVPGEPNGK; this is translated from the coding sequence GTGATTATTTTTTATGATGGTTATTGCCCTTTGTGCATAGCCGAAATGCGTCATCTACGCAAAAGAGACAAACATAACAAACTCACACTGGTCGACATTCAGGCCCCTGACTTTGCAAGTCGTTATCCAACCATGGATTGGCATGCGCTTAATGCCAGAATTCATGGCCTTCGCGAGGATGGCACCCTAATTACCGGACTTGATGTTACCCATGAAGCGTGGAAAGCAGTGGGTATGGGCTGGATCTATGCTCCGCTTCGCTGGCCTGTTATTCGTTATGCCGCCGATGCTTTCTACAATGTATTTGCAAAACATAGATATACCATTTCTTACCTTTTAACGGGTAAAAAGCGCCAGTGCGACCGCTGTGTACCGGGAG
- the msrA gene encoding peptide-methionine (S)-S-oxide reductase MsrA has product MANLQVATLAGGCFWCIESAFNTVEGVEKAISGYAGGEKADPTYEEVCTGNTGHAEVVQVTFDADNISYREILEIFFALHDPTQLNRQGNDVGTQYRSAIFYHDDAQKAEAEKIIAQITEEEIWPDPVVTEIVAVNNYYDAEDYHQDYFKNNPQNQYCSMVVAPKLAKFKKTFASRLRSDA; this is encoded by the coding sequence ATGGCAAATTTACAAGTGGCCACTTTAGCAGGCGGATGCTTCTGGTGTATCGAGTCCGCGTTCAACACTGTCGAAGGCGTAGAAAAAGCAATTTCTGGCTATGCTGGAGGTGAAAAAGCCGATCCAACCTATGAAGAGGTATGTACGGGAAATACTGGCCATGCAGAAGTGGTACAAGTAACGTTTGATGCAGACAACATCAGCTACCGTGAAATTTTAGAAATTTTCTTCGCGCTTCATGATCCTACTCAGCTAAACAGACAGGGTAATGATGTGGGTACTCAGTATCGCAGCGCAATCTTCTATCACGACGATGCTCAAAAAGCGGAAGCTGAAAAAATTATTGCACAAATCACAGAGGAAGAAATTTGGCCCGACCCGGTAGTCACTGAAATAGTAGCCGTGAATAACTACTATGACGCCGAAGACTATCATCAGGATTATTTCAAAAACAATCCGCAGAACCAGTATTGCTCTATGGTGGTTGCACCTAAGCTTGCAAAATTCAAAAAGACTTTTGCTTCTCGCCTTCGCAGCGATGCATAA